The following coding sequences lie in one Thermosulfuriphilus ammonigenes genomic window:
- a CDS encoding YeiH family protein has protein sequence MTFWRGLLVPDWPKYIPGLLLCLLFAFVAMNLDHYLATYHRANLASKKIPLLEEKLATLREKGASPEELAALAAKLKKHRQALAKVGGTVGDRWEWATFLHQKAQIKYVAILLLGGILIRNTIGVHRVFLPGVGVARPIIKPGIIILGVHYVWSDVIKVGGVGLVLTAVFIFGTAIVVMYLCRRFGVPDGLGGIMGAGTGICGVSAIIATSPVVRAQPRDMAYAIGTILLFGTLMLFTMPYIGRALGLSEPQFGAWGAIAILNTAQLVAAAEWYGLEARDTAVLINVARIMFLPLIVLYALWFYILRGGAGHSEGEINKWRLIRDKFPIFILGFFLLVFLNSLHVDFLGGPKIPGTPFWAMNAVYKWFFAIGFAGIGLSISIEDMKKAGGTAFTIGFLAAAAKMILGLLAVYLIGTDLLRVTGGQ, from the coding sequence ATGACCTTTTGGCGCGGGCTCCTGGTGCCAGACTGGCCGAAATACATCCCCGGTCTTCTTCTCTGCCTGCTTTTTGCCTTTGTGGCTATGAATCTTGACCACTATCTGGCTACCTATCACCGGGCCAATCTGGCCTCAAAGAAGATCCCCCTTCTGGAAGAAAAGCTGGCCACTCTGCGGGAAAAGGGGGCCTCTCCTGAGGAGCTGGCCGCCCTTGCGGCCAAGCTCAAAAAACACCGTCAGGCTCTGGCCAAGGTGGGGGGTACGGTGGGTGATCGCTGGGAATGGGCCACCTTCCTTCACCAGAAGGCCCAGATCAAATACGTGGCCATTCTCCTTTTGGGGGGAATCCTTATTCGTAATACCATTGGAGTCCACCGGGTCTTTCTGCCCGGGGTGGGGGTTGCCAGGCCGATAATCAAACCCGGAATCATTATTCTTGGAGTGCACTATGTCTGGTCAGACGTTATCAAGGTCGGAGGGGTAGGGCTGGTGCTGACGGCGGTTTTTATCTTCGGCACGGCCATTGTGGTTATGTATCTCTGTCGTCGTTTTGGGGTCCCTGACGGCCTGGGGGGAATTATGGGAGCGGGCACCGGGATCTGCGGAGTCTCAGCCATTATCGCCACCTCTCCGGTGGTCAGGGCCCAGCCCAGGGATATGGCCTACGCTATCGGGACAATCCTCCTTTTTGGAACCCTTATGCTCTTTACCATGCCCTATATTGGCCGGGCCCTGGGGCTCTCGGAGCCCCAATTTGGGGCCTGGGGGGCCATTGCCATTCTCAATACGGCCCAGCTGGTGGCGGCGGCCGAGTGGTATGGCCTTGAGGCCCGGGATACGGCGGTCCTTATAAATGTAGCCCGAATCATGTTCCTTCCTCTGATCGTTCTCTACGCCCTCTGGTTCTATATCCTCCGTGGGGGGGCTGGCCATTCTGAGGGTGAGATTAACAAGTGGCGGCTGATCCGGGACAAGTTTCCTATTTTTATCCTGGGATTTTTCCTTCTGGTCTTTCTCAACAGCCTTCACGTTGACTTCCTCGGTGGTCCCAAGATCCCGGGGACACCCTTTTGGGCCATGAATGCCGTCTATAAGTGGTTTTTTGCCATAGGTTTTGCCGGCATAGGCCTTTCCATCTCCATTGAAGACATGAAAAAGGCCGGAGGGACGGCCTTTACCATCGGCTTTTTGGCCGCGGCGGCCAAGATGATCCTTGGTCTCCTGGCCGTTTATCTTATCGGGACTGATCTTCTCCGGGTCACCGGAGGCCAATAG
- a CDS encoding universal stress protein, which produces MKTILVGYDGSQEAQKALETASELARCFGARLYILTVVPELFLPDIDIGTEVGLKLEEEMEQAARSQLEAVAAKVREKGLDFETLLEKGRPARVILEKAKEKGVDTIILGSRGTGLTKALLGSVSYKVAHHADCSVVLVR; this is translated from the coding sequence ATGAAGACCATCTTGGTGGGTTATGACGGTTCCCAGGAGGCCCAAAAGGCCCTGGAGACGGCCTCGGAGCTGGCCCGGTGTTTTGGCGCCAGGCTCTACATCCTCACCGTAGTCCCCGAGCTCTTCTTGCCGGACATAGACATCGGCACTGAAGTGGGCCTCAAGCTCGAAGAGGAGATGGAGCAGGCAGCCCGGAGCCAGCTTGAGGCCGTAGCGGCCAAGGTCAGGGAGAAGGGGCTTGACTTTGAAACCCTCCTTGAGAAAGGCCGTCCGGCCCGGGTCATCCTGGAGAAAGCCAAAGAAAAGGGGGTGGATACGATAATTTTGGGATCACGAGGTACCGGTCTTACCAAGGCTTTATTGGGCAGTGTTTCTTATAAAGTCGCCCATCATGCTGATTGTAGTGTCGTCTTAGTGAGGTAA
- a CDS encoding ABC transporter ATP-binding protein, producing the protein MKARLEFEDVNLGYRKKCILRGISFSIYPGQWVSLVGANGAGKTTLLMAAAGLLEPQSGRIRLKGTDIKNYSPRQRARHLALVRQALEALYPFSCQEIVLFGRYPHGRSERDGDIVRKAMATTDVLHLASQPITAVSGGERQRVFLARALAQEAEIILLDEPAAHLDPAQAQGLFRHLKRLTEEGRSVLCALHDLNAVATFSSRVILLGEGRIIAQGPPLKTLTPENLRRVFGVEFTLYPLPDEGRALIVPR; encoded by the coding sequence ATGAAGGCAAGGCTGGAGTTTGAAGATGTCAACCTGGGTTACAGAAAAAAGTGCATTCTTCGGGGGATCTCCTTTTCTATTTACCCCGGGCAATGGGTTAGCCTGGTAGGGGCCAACGGGGCGGGAAAGACCACTTTACTCATGGCCGCTGCCGGCCTTCTTGAGCCCCAAAGTGGCCGGATCCGGCTCAAGGGGACAGATATCAAGAACTACTCTCCCCGCCAGAGGGCCAGACACCTGGCCCTTGTCAGACAGGCCCTTGAGGCCCTGTATCCCTTCTCCTGTCAAGAAATAGTCCTCTTTGGCCGCTACCCTCACGGAAGATCAGAAAGAGATGGGGACATAGTCCGGAAGGCCATGGCCACCACCGATGTCCTTCACCTGGCCTCCCAGCCGATAACTGCCGTCTCCGGGGGGGAGAGACAGCGGGTCTTTTTGGCCCGGGCCCTGGCCCAGGAGGCAGAAATCATCCTCCTTGATGAGCCGGCAGCCCACCTAGACCCGGCCCAGGCCCAGGGACTATTTCGGCATTTAAAAAGACTTACCGAAGAGGGGCGCAGTGTCCTCTGTGCCCTTCATGATCTTAACGCCGTGGCCACCTTTAGTAGCCGGGTGATCCTGCTTGGTGAAGGAAGGATCATCGCCCAGGGGCCGCCCCTTAAGACCCTTACCCCCGAGAACCTGCGTCGGGTCTTTGGGGTTGAATTCACCCTTTATCCTTTGCCCGATGAGGGGCGCGCTTTGATTGTTCCCCGCTAA
- a CDS encoding sulfite exporter TauE/SafE family protein gives MREVWSKVFNKKVVLLTLIISVLTWMTYLHVGVAQGPEGHGVTEAQTAAHQGLGPASKDYGLKGKLGKLIAQTPICTEEGQKGCVNPHAPRGYLGIPGAPKPNFIVGLLWAIWVGWIFSTVGAFGGIMAGVGHITIFGLADYAKSFKKTNPALNKFLTDTIRVSNMFLVGISALVSTINYWRMKRIVAPLAIAMAIGAVGGAVGIAELTAGKISLKAYIGYFGLAVFAVAGFMWYGTTEAARAKRKAAREAAKRFEEAAKKGGGGEEGVKIVRFSLTECVFTFYGVEFKFSPLLAALGGFGIAIIAVFLGIGGGFLLVPFMTDIVKLPMFIVAGTSAFIVLVKMIVGIFTYIVLKGVTVWWPFIGTELIGIFIGSMIGPRPRSTSLISG, from the coding sequence ATGAGAGAGGTATGGAGCAAGGTTTTTAACAAGAAGGTAGTCCTTTTAACCCTAATTATCAGTGTCCTTACCTGGATGACCTATCTCCACGTGGGTGTGGCCCAGGGTCCGGAGGGGCACGGAGTCACAGAGGCCCAGACAGCGGCCCATCAGGGGTTAGGCCCGGCCTCAAAAGACTATGGTCTAAAGGGTAAACTCGGAAAGCTCATCGCCCAAACCCCTATTTGCACTGAAGAAGGCCAGAAGGGCTGCGTTAACCCCCATGCCCCTCGTGGCTATCTGGGCATCCCTGGGGCCCCGAAGCCCAACTTCATTGTCGGCCTTCTGTGGGCCATCTGGGTGGGCTGGATCTTCTCTACCGTGGGGGCCTTCGGAGGCATTATGGCCGGTGTGGGGCACATTACTATCTTTGGTCTGGCCGACTACGCCAAGAGCTTCAAGAAGACCAACCCGGCCCTTAATAAGTTCCTCACCGACACTATCCGCGTCTCTAATATGTTCTTGGTGGGTATCAGCGCCCTGGTCTCCACCATCAACTACTGGCGAATGAAGCGGATAGTCGCCCCGCTGGCCATAGCGATGGCCATTGGTGCCGTAGGCGGTGCGGTGGGAATTGCCGAGCTTACCGCTGGAAAGATCAGCCTCAAGGCCTATATTGGTTACTTCGGCCTGGCCGTCTTTGCCGTGGCCGGTTTCATGTGGTACGGCACCACCGAGGCTGCTCGGGCCAAGCGGAAGGCCGCCCGGGAGGCCGCTAAGCGTTTTGAGGAGGCGGCCAAAAAGGGTGGCGGCGGAGAAGAGGGCGTTAAGATCGTCCGCTTTAGTCTCACCGAGTGTGTCTTTACCTTCTACGGCGTAGAGTTTAAGTTCAGCCCTCTCCTGGCGGCCCTCGGTGGTTTCGGTATTGCCATTATCGCTGTCTTTCTGGGAATCGGTGGCGGCTTCCTGCTCGTCCCCTTTATGACCGATATCGTCAAGCTCCCCATGTTCATTGTGGCTGGAACCTCGGCCTTTATCGTCCTGGTTAAGATGATTGTCGGTATCTTTACCTACATCGTCCTCAAAGGGGTTACGGTATGGTGGCCCTTTATCGGGACCGAGCTCATCGGAATCTTCATTGGCTCCATGATCGGCCCCCGGCCCAGAAGTACATCCCTGATATCTGGTTGA
- the rfaE2 gene encoding D-glycero-beta-D-manno-heptose 1-phosphate adenylyltransferase, with protein MRVAIVQTGLKGEMEENLSRAMKLARDCAPVDLVIFPELFLSGYGDELKGQALRVQSILDSLRRLCSELGAGVICGLAEEEGGRLYNTAFVLEAGGSVARYRKINLFPGLDDPFSAGKSPLLVSFRGWPLGIMLCFDLRFPELARHLASRGASLLVYLARWPRRRAEHLLTLSRARAIENQVYVALVNATGPDLAGKSRLISPDGEVLASLGEEEGGLVVRLDWSHLQKARSLFNTGAETMVFKRAETKLTDLDSLLEELSWRRRKGQRVVFTNGCFDILHAGHVEYLRRARELGDCLVVGLNSDASVRRLKGPRRPVNTVSDRALVLANLYSVDYVVVFDEDTPEGLIQAIRPDVLVKGADWPEEKIVGASFVRSYGGRVVRLPLLEGRSTSEIIRRIRPPGES; from the coding sequence ATGCGGGTTGCTATTGTCCAGACAGGGCTTAAAGGGGAGATGGAGGAGAATCTTTCCCGGGCCATGAAGCTGGCCCGGGATTGTGCCCCGGTGGATCTGGTCATCTTTCCGGAGCTCTTCCTCTCTGGCTACGGGGATGAGCTCAAGGGGCAAGCCCTTAGGGTCCAGAGCATCCTTGATAGTCTGAGGCGTCTTTGTTCTGAGCTGGGAGCAGGGGTTATCTGTGGCCTGGCCGAAGAGGAGGGGGGCAGACTCTACAATACCGCCTTTGTCCTTGAAGCAGGCGGTTCTGTGGCCCGCTACCGCAAGATCAACCTTTTCCCGGGGCTGGATGATCCCTTTTCTGCCGGAAAAAGTCCTTTGTTGGTCTCTTTTAGGGGATGGCCTCTGGGGATTATGCTCTGCTTTGATCTTCGTTTTCCCGAGCTGGCCCGCCATTTGGCCTCAAGGGGGGCGTCTCTCTTGGTTTATCTGGCTAGATGGCCGCGCAGGCGTGCCGAGCACCTGCTGACTCTCTCTCGGGCCCGGGCCATAGAAAACCAGGTCTATGTGGCCCTTGTGAACGCTACCGGGCCGGATCTGGCCGGAAAAAGCCGCTTGATATCTCCTGATGGAGAGGTTCTGGCCAGTCTGGGTGAGGAAGAAGGGGGGCTGGTGGTTCGGCTCGATTGGAGTCACCTCCAAAAGGCCCGCTCGCTTTTTAACACCGGAGCCGAAACCATGGTCTTTAAGAGGGCCGAGACGAAGCTCACCGATCTCGATTCTCTTCTTGAAGAGCTCAGCTGGCGCCGAAGAAAGGGCCAGAGGGTGGTCTTTACCAACGGTTGTTTCGATATCCTTCATGCCGGCCACGTTGAATATCTCCGTCGGGCCCGGGAGTTGGGGGACTGTCTGGTAGTGGGGCTAAACAGCGATGCCTCGGTTAGGCGACTCAAAGGCCCGCGGCGTCCTGTAAATACGGTCTCAGACCGGGCTCTGGTATTAGCCAACCTGTACTCAGTAGATTACGTTGTCGTCTTCGATGAGGACACCCCCGAGGGTCTTATTCAGGCCATTCGACCAGATGTCTTGGTCAAGGGAGCTGATTGGCCGGAGGAGAAGATCGTCGGGGCAAGCTTTGTTCGCAGTTATGGGGGCAGGGTGGTTAGACTGCCTCTCCTTGAGGGGCGTTCGACCTCAGAGATCATCAGGCGTATCCGCCCCCCTGGTGAATCTTAA
- a CDS encoding diguanylate cyclase, producing MGCKILEKIKSIHHKQKAAREDDFQHYSHQEEKNPFCRLLDRIFNMSLFIKIGVIIGLCFLGYVLMAGYFVVQLKMIKTGLDQLEKIYLPEYKVGQIILKHLKNIEAGLFKFTTSPGDPVILKRYELDIRQNIKDGIQLMETALKGGKVKDISETGIIDEFTVYPVNDAQAKKHLVQALEKFRKIEKNFEKLVNAVLEENIDEIPEEDLFEILKEDMSQSEEEISQFIRLVSNKHLVRSDKIERIMEQGKVSSIVVASILIGILIATGYLFIHMVLKPIKEITTRIRNLAEGQEECEETLLEVKTKDEIGLLANEFNRLINQINQFNAFKKIIEEDETVEDIYKRLADVFQEKLGLKTFAIFQVSNSDNKMKPVYLCPEDLEFNPEKLGDANRCRAKRTGHIISSIEYRGICKLFLWKDEVDHICIPMIVGGRTVGVVQFLLPVTKASKELHRYDWSIRQAQVYIREALPVIEAKRFAQSMKEMALKDALTELYNRRFLETYIDTLVAGTLRRGTVLGVLMCDLDYFKEVNDTYGHEVGDEVLKKTAQILKGNIRAADLAIRFGGEEFLILLTDVRQGEAVKVAEKLRQLVERTKFKIPGGQLHKTISIGVSEFPVDSEGIWEAIKYADVALYKAKEAGRNRVVRFTPDMWQSESY from the coding sequence ATGGGATGTAAGATCTTGGAGAAGATAAAATCCATCCATCACAAACAAAAGGCCGCCAGAGAGGACGATTTCCAGCACTATTCCCATCAGGAAGAAAAAAACCCCTTCTGCCGTCTCCTCGATCGGATCTTTAACATGAGCCTCTTTATCAAGATCGGGGTGATAATCGGCCTCTGTTTTCTGGGCTATGTACTTATGGCCGGTTATTTTGTTGTCCAGCTAAAGATGATCAAGACCGGCCTTGACCAGCTAGAAAAAATCTATCTGCCGGAATACAAGGTTGGCCAAATAATCCTTAAGCACCTGAAAAACATAGAGGCCGGGCTCTTTAAATTCACCACCTCTCCCGGTGATCCGGTAATCCTCAAGCGTTATGAGCTGGATATCCGCCAAAACATAAAAGATGGCATCCAGCTTATGGAAACGGCCTTAAAAGGCGGCAAGGTAAAGGATATCTCCGAGACGGGAATTATTGATGAGTTTACTGTTTACCCGGTAAACGACGCCCAGGCCAAAAAGCACCTGGTTCAGGCCCTCGAAAAGTTCCGCAAGATCGAAAAGAACTTCGAAAAACTGGTCAACGCCGTGCTGGAAGAAAATATAGACGAAATCCCCGAAGAGGATCTCTTTGAGATTCTAAAAGAAGACATGTCCCAAAGTGAAGAGGAGATATCCCAGTTTATAAGGCTTGTCTCCAACAAGCATCTGGTGCGTTCGGATAAAATCGAACGCATTATGGAGCAGGGAAAGGTATCCAGCATTGTCGTTGCCTCTATCCTTATCGGCATTCTTATAGCCACGGGCTATCTTTTCATCCACATGGTCCTTAAACCCATAAAGGAGATCACCACCCGGATAAGGAATCTGGCCGAGGGGCAGGAAGAGTGCGAAGAGACTCTCCTTGAGGTTAAGACCAAAGATGAGATTGGGCTTTTGGCCAACGAATTCAATCGTCTGATCAATCAGATAAACCAGTTCAACGCCTTTAAGAAGATCATCGAGGAGGATGAAACCGTCGAAGATATCTACAAACGTCTGGCCGATGTCTTTCAGGAAAAACTGGGGCTTAAGACCTTTGCTATCTTTCAGGTCTCAAACAGCGACAACAAGATGAAACCCGTCTATCTCTGCCCCGAAGATCTGGAATTCAACCCCGAAAAACTCGGTGATGCCAACCGCTGCCGGGCCAAACGAACCGGACATATTATCTCTTCCATCGAGTACCGCGGCATCTGTAAGCTCTTCCTCTGGAAGGACGAGGTGGATCACATCTGTATCCCGATGATCGTCGGTGGCCGCACAGTAGGAGTGGTGCAGTTTCTCCTCCCGGTAACCAAGGCCTCCAAGGAGCTCCACCGCTATGATTGGTCCATCCGACAGGCCCAGGTTTACATCCGGGAAGCCTTGCCGGTGATAGAGGCCAAGAGATTTGCCCAGTCTATGAAGGAGATGGCCCTCAAGGACGCCCTGACCGAGCTCTACAACCGGCGATTCCTGGAGACTTACATCGATACCCTGGTGGCCGGAACCTTAAGAAGGGGGACGGTCCTGGGGGTTCTGATGTGTGATCTTGACTACTTCAAAGAGGTTAATGACACCTATGGGCACGAGGTGGGTGATGAGGTCTTAAAGAAGACGGCCCAGATCCTGAAGGGCAACATCCGGGCTGCCGACCTGGCCATCCGCTTCGGGGGGGAGGAGTTTTTGATCCTCCTTACCGATGTCCGCCAGGGGGAGGCCGTCAAGGTGGCCGAAAAGCTGCGCCAACTGGTGGAACGGACCAAGTTTAAAATTCCTGGTGGTCAACTCCACAAGACCATTTCCATCGGGGTTAGCGAGTTTCCGGTGGATTCAGAGGGTATCTGGGAGGCCATCAAATATGCCGACGTCGCCCTCTACAAGGCCAAGGAGGCCGGCCGTAACCGGGTGGTCCGCTTCACCCCGGATATGTGGCAAAGTGAGTCTTATTAA
- a CDS encoding methyl-accepting chemotaxis protein, which yields MIHLNRLSLRARLAVLIVIFSISLLAAFGITHHANQRVIRDLKDLYQRRVFLLEGLQQMSLKGAKIMENLEKARRGELALEDLGASLRGEKRQLLESWQRIRPVLSREEGLKKGLASALEAYLGALEGYLGQGLASGDLSSLYEAWHRLEGSLAEVSQGLFERARADFESGLSAAQRGERYILAVFGLGLMASLMAFFLISGQIAQGLGQVVSALAEASEGHFKQALPVSGRDELARLALAFNNLVAGVGQILKTLETQTGSLLVASKKLSQVGESVDEGAKDLDRVASQVAAAAQQATESLSGVAQAVEEMTTATQDIAKSISETAAVTNQAQAKAQRARTVIEKLSHGSNRIGEVIRVINQIAEQTNLLALNATIEAARAGEAGKGFAVVANEVKELAKQTAKATEEITEMIRGIQEDTREAVDSVEEITQIVAQINDLSNTIASATEEQTATVAEINQNIQEGIQGVSLVNDEIQTLAKRAQEFTELASEVLLSEEAISDIVEEIKTVGEFFEVSEQAVARAQDQASDSVRIMAMCLQHYSWRERVLEGILKGTPPEVETDHSRCALGRWLAGYRAQGPREEQIISRLVPVHEALHGQVIKIKELIGKGADIREVYGVLVKEISPRVKEVVSALKELRGAFA from the coding sequence ATGATCCACTTAAACCGCCTTTCCCTCAGGGCCCGGTTGGCCGTCCTTATTGTTATCTTTTCGATCTCGCTTCTGGCGGCCTTTGGGATCACCCACCACGCCAATCAGCGGGTTATCAGGGATCTAAAAGATCTCTATCAAAGAAGGGTCTTTCTCCTGGAGGGTCTTCAGCAAATGTCCCTTAAAGGGGCCAAAATCATGGAAAACCTGGAGAAGGCCAGAAGGGGTGAATTAGCCCTTGAGGATCTGGGAGCCAGCCTAAGGGGCGAGAAGAGACAGCTCCTTGAGAGCTGGCAGAGGATAAGGCCTGTTCTCTCCAGAGAGGAAGGCCTCAAAAAGGGGCTGGCTTCGGCCCTTGAGGCCTATCTGGGGGCCCTTGAAGGCTACCTTGGCCAGGGCCTGGCTTCAGGAGATCTCAGCTCACTTTATGAGGCCTGGCACCGGCTTGAGGGTTCGCTGGCCGAGGTCAGCCAGGGCCTCTTTGAAAGGGCCCGGGCCGACTTTGAGAGCGGTCTTTCGGCGGCCCAAAGGGGAGAGCGCTATATTCTGGCCGTCTTTGGCCTGGGTCTTATGGCCAGTCTGATGGCCTTTTTCCTCATCAGTGGCCAGATAGCTCAGGGGCTCGGCCAGGTGGTCTCGGCCCTGGCTGAGGCCAGCGAAGGGCACTTCAAACAGGCCCTTCCCGTCTCGGGGCGAGATGAGCTGGCCCGACTGGCCCTGGCCTTCAACAATCTGGTGGCCGGGGTGGGCCAGATCCTCAAGACCCTGGAGACCCAGACTGGATCTCTCCTGGTGGCGAGCAAGAAGCTCTCTCAGGTGGGTGAGAGCGTAGATGAAGGGGCCAAAGATCTTGATCGAGTGGCCAGCCAGGTAGCGGCCGCAGCCCAGCAGGCCACCGAAAGCCTGTCCGGAGTGGCCCAGGCGGTGGAGGAGATGACCACCGCTACCCAGGATATCGCCAAAAGCATCTCCGAGACTGCGGCGGTCACCAATCAGGCCCAAGCCAAGGCCCAGAGAGCCCGAACAGTGATTGAAAAACTCAGTCATGGTTCCAATCGCATCGGTGAGGTCATTAGGGTAATCAACCAGATCGCCGAGCAGACCAACCTCCTGGCCCTGAACGCCACCATCGAGGCCGCCCGGGCCGGGGAGGCCGGAAAGGGCTTTGCCGTGGTGGCCAATGAGGTCAAGGAGCTGGCCAAACAAACGGCCAAGGCTACCGAGGAGATTACGGAGATGATTCGTGGCATCCAAGAAGACACCCGAGAGGCGGTGGACTCCGTGGAGGAGATCACCCAGATCGTGGCCCAGATAAATGACCTCTCCAATACCATCGCCAGCGCCACGGAGGAGCAAACAGCCACCGTGGCCGAAATAAATCAGAATATCCAGGAAGGGATCCAGGGAGTCAGCCTGGTAAACGATGAAATCCAGACCCTGGCCAAGCGGGCTCAGGAGTTTACAGAGCTGGCCTCGGAAGTCCTCCTGTCTGAGGAGGCCATCTCCGACATCGTCGAAGAGATCAAGACAGTGGGAGAATTTTTTGAGGTAAGTGAGCAGGCGGTAGCCAGGGCCCAGGACCAGGCCAGTGATTCGGTAAGGATTATGGCCATGTGTCTTCAGCATTATAGCTGGCGCGAAAGAGTCCTTGAGGGAATCCTTAAAGGGACACCCCCTGAGGTTGAGACCGACCACAGCCGCTGTGCCTTGGGGCGTTGGTTGGCTGGCTACCGGGCCCAAGGCCCGAGGGAGGAACAAATCATCTCCCGGCTTGTCCCCGTCCATGAGGCCCTTCACGGCCAGGTGATCAAGATAAAAGAGCTCATCGGCAAAGGAGCCGACATTAGGGAGGTTTACGGAGTTCTGGTAAAGGAGATCTCCCCCCGAGTAAAAGAGGTGGTCTCGGCCCTCAAGGAGCTTCGGGGGGCCTTCGCCTAA
- a CDS encoding universal stress protein → MPGKILVCLDGEPHTREAIFWAIRLARSLETTLVGLHVLDPYLKKFYNELYSQGRREYLEYIDSCLEKIANQTFCEFSNLCCQENITFEVKARVGDPLCEILAEIKDSDYSLVVLGQRKLSRWDRIRSRKLPEYVVKHSNVPILIVKPS, encoded by the coding sequence TTGCCTGGAAAGATCCTGGTCTGCCTGGACGGGGAACCCCACACCAGAGAGGCCATTTTCTGGGCGATTAGGCTGGCCAGGAGTCTTGAGACCACCTTAGTAGGCCTTCATGTCTTAGATCCCTACCTTAAAAAATTCTATAACGAACTTTATTCCCAGGGTAGACGGGAATACCTGGAATACATAGATTCCTGTTTAGAGAAAATAGCTAATCAGACCTTTTGTGAATTTTCTAACTTGTGTTGTCAAGAAAACATTACTTTTGAGGTTAAGGCTAGAGTTGGAGATCCACTTTGTGAAATTTTAGCTGAAATAAAAGACTCAGATTACAGTTTGGTGGTTTTGGGACAAAGAAAACTTAGCCGGTGGGATCGTATTCGCTCAAGAAAACTGCCAGAATATGTAGTCAAACACTCTAATGTTCCAATTCTAATTGTTAAACCTTCATGA
- a CDS encoding ComF family protein yields MWKTWLLRPLEGLLDLFFPPQCPSCGGTVREAFCLCDNCQSLTRRVTPPWCPRCGHPFSRGPDHLCRNCLNELWHFDGLRSSFVYRGPVAKLWARFKYRGDRGAFRTLVKLAAQDLPAFEVDLALPVPLHSSRLRERTFNQAWCLLRALWPDLPRRYNLLLRHRKTASQVTLPPSKRKANVRGAFSVRERLSGESLLLVDDVFTTGATVNECVRVLKAAGAGRVLVYTLARSILT; encoded by the coding sequence TTGTGGAAAACATGGCTTCTTAGGCCTCTGGAAGGCCTCCTTGATCTCTTCTTTCCCCCGCAGTGCCCGTCCTGTGGAGGAACGGTCAGGGAGGCCTTCTGCCTCTGCGACAACTGCCAGTCTCTTACCAGAAGAGTTACTCCTCCCTGGTGCCCTCGGTGTGGCCATCCCTTTTCCCGGGGGCCGGATCATCTTTGCCGAAACTGCCTTAATGAACTGTGGCACTTCGATGGACTCCGGTCTTCCTTTGTCTATCGCGGGCCGGTGGCCAAGCTCTGGGCCCGTTTTAAATACCGCGGCGATCGGGGGGCCTTTCGCACCCTGGTAAAGCTGGCCGCTCAGGATCTTCCCGCCTTTGAGGTTGATCTGGCCCTTCCGGTGCCGCTTCATTCAAGCCGCCTCAGGGAAAGGACTTTTAATCAGGCCTGGTGCCTGCTTCGAGCCCTATGGCCAGATCTTCCCCGTCGCTACAACCTTCTTCTGCGCCATCGAAAGACGGCATCTCAAGTAACGCTTCCTCCCTCAAAGAGAAAGGCCAATGTCCGGGGGGCCTTTTCAGTCAGGGAAAGGCTCTCCGGAGAGAGTCTCCTCCTGGTTGACGATGTCTTTACCACCGGGGCTACGGTGAATGAGTGTGTCCGGGTCCTTAAGGCCGCCGGGGCCGGGAGGGTTTTGGTCTATACCCTGGCCCGTTCAATTTTAACCTGA